The Dehalococcoidia bacterium genome window below encodes:
- the rlmN gene encoding 23S rRNA (adenine(2503)-C(2))-methyltransferase RlmN produces the protein MNDIYSFSKSELDVMIEDFGFPKFRSDQIWRYLYKNNVISFNDMTNISKKLIDFLIENFYIGTLEEVNRIISKDRSTYKSLLRLKDGNLVEAVLMNYPSDNHRKPRKTICISSQVGCALGCTFCATGQQGFKRNLTSGEIISQIVHFTKLESENFFDSILLKPNKSYKGIKNIVFMGMGEPLANYENTIEAIKKINSNIGLNFGARNITVSTVGLVPQILRLAREEIQINLAVSIHAPDNKTRSETVPINKRYPIEDLINSCKEYIRITNRKIFFEYVMLEGQNDSPEHAKKLGELLKEMLCHVNLIPVNPTNNSEYKRSRKNIIRAFQSVLIDYNVPSTVRMEKGIEVSAGCGQLAESNSY, from the coding sequence ATGAATGATATTTATAGTTTTTCAAAGTCAGAATTAGACGTAATGATTGAAGATTTTGGGTTCCCAAAGTTTAGATCTGATCAGATTTGGAGGTATCTTTATAAAAATAATGTAATTTCGTTTAATGATATGACTAATATTTCCAAGAAATTAATCGACTTTCTAATAGAAAATTTTTATATTGGGACTTTAGAAGAAGTAAATAGAATAATTTCAAAAGATAGGTCAACATATAAGAGCTTATTGAGACTAAAAGATGGTAATTTAGTTGAGGCTGTACTAATGAATTATCCTTCTGATAATCATCGAAAGCCAAGAAAAACTATTTGCATATCAAGTCAGGTAGGATGTGCTCTTGGGTGTACTTTTTGTGCAACAGGCCAACAAGGCTTTAAGAGAAATCTAACTTCAGGGGAAATAATTTCTCAAATAGTACATTTTACTAAATTAGAAAGTGAAAATTTTTTTGATTCTATATTACTCAAACCTAATAAATCATATAAAGGAATTAAGAATATTGTTTTCATGGGAATGGGAGAACCTTTAGCAAATTATGAAAATACTATTGAGGCAATAAAAAAAATTAATAGTAATATAGGCTTAAATTTTGGTGCAAGAAATATAACTGTATCAACTGTTGGCTTGGTACCTCAAATATTAAGACTTGCACGAGAAGAAATCCAAATAAATTTAGCTGTATCTATTCATGCTCCAGACAATAAAACAAGGTCTGAAACAGTTCCTATAAATAAAAGATATCCAATAGAAGACTTAATTAATTCTTGTAAAGAATACATCAGAATAACTAATAGAAAGATTTTTTTTGAATATGTTATGCTCGAAGGCCAAAATGATTCACCTGAGCATGCAAAAAAATTAGGAGAACTATTAAAAGAGATGCTTTGCCATGTAAATCTCATACCTGTAAACCCTACTAATAATTCAGAATACAAAAGATCAAGAAAAAATATAATTAGAGCATTTCAATCTGTATTAATCGATTATAATGTCCCTTCAACAGTAAGAATGGAAAAAGGAATTGAAGTAAGTGCTGGATGTGGTCAGTTAGCAGAGTCTAACTCTTATTAG